One Ranitomeya imitator isolate aRanImi1 chromosome 1, aRanImi1.pri, whole genome shotgun sequence DNA window includes the following coding sequences:
- the LOC138657171 gene encoding tachylectin-2-like: MDGEVEVLMMVHVDAEDVRYKRAARPQEIHLRTRPCAVCFLTSREKNIAAIYNMQSHSGHCSCDPEPQLLVVTKDFNLKIGPVPKAYLDDFNARTPVCGKVNNISKIACSPDGSLFCVRDGDLYTGPLPSNKDTDWFCAARRVGKCGWDEFKIIFFHPNGTFYGATCNGDLYKGPKPDNENVCWRDCVATRIGCGNWNQYEALFFHPNGTLYAVCKDDSFVKGNPPTAPGNWLASTTKVGTGGWLRLTHFMAFSPDGNLWSVDKNDGKIYKKSPPVHENDNYVGFAENLGFNYNIYKFLCFR; this comes from the exons GTATAAAAGAGCCGCACGTCCCCAGGAAATTCACCTCAGAACACGTCCTTGTGCCGTCTGCTTCCTGACATCACGGGAGAAGAACATCGCTGCGATCTACAACATGCAATCTCATAGCGGTCACTGCTCCTGTGATCCCG AGCCTCAGCTGCTGGTGGTCACTAAAGACTTCAATCTGAAGATCGGACCAGTTCCGAAAGCCTATCTTGATGATTTTAATGCAAGAACGCCGGTGTGTGGGAAAGTGAATAATATCAGTAAGATTGCCTGCAGTCCTGATGGCTCCCTGTTCTGTGTCCGGGATGGAGATCTGTACACGGGGCCATTGCCTTCCAATAAAGACACCGACTGGTTTTGTGCTGCCAGAAGAGTCGGGAAATGCGGATGGGATGAATTTAAGATCATTTTCTTCCATCCGAATGGAACTTTCTATGGAGCAACATGTAATGGAGACTTGTACAAGGGTCCGAAGCCTGACAACGAAAACGTATGCTGGCGCGACTGTGTAGCCACCAGAATCGGGTGTGGAAACTGGAACCAGTACGAAGCTCTGTTCTTCCACCCAAATGGCACTCTGTATGCTGTGTGCAAAGATGACAGCTTCGTGAAGGGAAATCCACCAACCGCACCCGGGAATTGGCTGGCGTCAACGACTAAAGTTGGGACCGGAGGCTGGCTGAGACTCACCCACTTCATGGCTTTCAGCCCTGATGGGAATCTGTGGAGTGTGGATAAGAATGATGGAAAGATCTATAAAAAGTCACCTCCAGTTCATGAGAACGACAATTATGTGGGTTTTGCTGAAAATTTGGGATTTAACTATAACATTTATAAATTTCTTTGTTTTAGATAA